A genomic window from Thermodesulfobacteriota bacterium includes:
- a CDS encoding cytochrome P460 family protein: MKERIGSRRRSVRILVPSLFLAVLVLSPVIALSGEDGPPKDFRSWVHSKSTVVADKANPLHGFHNQYVNKTALATLKKGSEYRDGAIFVDSVNAVEEKNGIYFPGAKAKVLVMKKSGKAKSTGGWVFQAFDPAGKPLKIDPVKDCFECHMNGAKESGFVFHKYTE, encoded by the coding sequence ATGAAGGAGCGTATCGGTTCCCGGAGGCGGTCCGTGCGGATTCTCGTCCCATCCCTCTTCCTGGCGGTCCTGGTCCTGTCTCCCGTCATCGCCCTTTCCGGGGAAGACGGTCCCCCGAAGGATTTCCGGTCCTGGGTGCACAGCAAGTCCACCGTCGTGGCGGACAAGGCCAACCCTCTCCACGGGTTCCACAACCAGTACGTGAACAAGACGGCCCTCGCGACGCTGAAGAAGGGGAGCGAGTACAGGGACGGCGCGATCTTCGTCGATTCGGTGAACGCGGTCGAGGAGAAGAACGGGATCTATTTCCCCGGGGCGAAGGCCAAGGTGCTCGTAATGAAAAAGAGCGGGAAGGCGAAATCGACGGGCGGCTGGGTCTTCCAGGCGTTCGATCCGGCCGGCAAGCCGCTGAAGATCGATCCGGTCAAGGACTGCTTCGAATGCCACATGAACGGCGCGAAGGAATCCGGCTTCGTGTTCCACAAGTACACGGAATAG